The following proteins are encoded in a genomic region of Hirundo rustica isolate bHirRus1 chromosome 3, bHirRus1.pri.v3, whole genome shotgun sequence:
- the FERMT1 gene encoding fermitin family homolog 1 produces MVSSTQYGPHTWELLLTVDHQLEGVKNEFKLPVTGDLHVGGLMLKLVEEIKIAQDWSDYAFWWEQKKCWLLKTHWTLDKCGVQADAKLIFTTQHKMLRLRLPNMKTVRLKVSFSSMVFRAVSDICKMLNIRRSEELSLLKQSEGTLKKKKKKDKNSKEPATEDILNLSNSPVSSGLPANPGLYSKTMTPTYDPVSGSPASSTITWFSDGSLNEQNCSILALSHPTCSPEMLAEMYQPRTLADKAKLNAGWLDSSRSLMEQGVLEEDQLLLRFKYYTFFDLNPKYDAVRINQIYEQARWAILLEEIDCTEEEMLIFAALQYHVSKLSLSSETQDSTCESEVDEVEAALSNLEVTLEGGSKSNILEDITDIPKLADYLKLVRPKKLALKAIKTYWFVFRDTSISYFKSKESAQGEPVEKLNLKGCEVVPDVNVAAKKFGIKLLIPVADGMNEVYLRCDNEDQYARWMAACVLASKGRTMADSSYQPEVQKILSFLQMKNWTMCSQAASEPENVDMKPECFVSPRYTKKFKSKQLTARILEAHQNVSQMSLVEAKLRFIQAWQSLPEFGLSYYIVRFKGSKKDDVLGVSYNRLIRIDMATGDPITTWRFSNMKQWNVNWEIRQVAIEFDQNVSIAFTCLSADCKIIHEYIGGYIFLSTRSKDHNETLDEELFHKLTGGQE; encoded by the exons ATGGTTTCCTCAACTCAATATGGGCCGCACACCTGGGAACTCCTGCTGACAGTTGATCATCAACTTGAAGGTgtaaaaaatgaatttaaactACCGGTCACCGGCGACCTTCATGTTGGAGGACTGATGCTGAAATTAGTAGAAGAAATCA AAATAGCACAAGATTGGTCAGACTATGCTTTTTGGTGGGAACAAAAGAAATGTTGGCTTCTGAAAACCCACTGGACACTGGATAAATGTGGGGTGCAAGCAGATGCTAAGCTGATCTTTACCACTCAGCACAAAATGCTGCGGCTTCGCTTGCCAAACATGAAGACTGTGAGACTGAAAGTGAGCTTCTCTTCCATGGTGTTCAGAGCTGTCAGTGACATCTGCAAAATGCTCA ATATCAGGCGGTCAGAAGAGCTCTCTTTGTTGAAGCAATCAGAAGGCacactcaaaaagaaaaagaaaaaagacaagaatAGCAAAGAACCAGCTACAGAAGATATCTTAAACCTGTCCAACTCTCCAGTGAGTTCTGGATTACCAG CCAATCCAGGTTTATACAGTAAAACCATGACACCCACTTATGATCCTGTCAGTGGGTCACCAGCTTCTTCCACAATTACTTGGTTCAGTGATGGTTCCTTGAATGAGCAGAACTGCAGCATCCTGGCCCTCAGTCATCCCACCTGTTCTCCAGAGATGCTGGCAGAGATGTACCAGCCACGGACTTTGGCTGACAAAGCCAAGCTCAATGCAGG CTGGCTGGATTCATCTCGATCACTTATGGAACAAGGTGTTCTGGAGGAAGATCAACTTCTTCTACGCTTTAAATATTACACTTTCTTTGATTTGAATCCAAAA TACGATGCGGTGCGAATCAACCAAATATACGAACAGGCCCGCTGGGCCATCCTGCTGGAGGAAATCGATTGCACAGAGGAAGAAATGCTCATCTTCGCGGCGCTACAG taCCACGTAAGCAAGTTATCGTTATCATCAGAGACACAAGATTCCACCTGTGAATCGGAAGTAGATGAAGTAGAAGCCGCCCTTTCCAATCTGGAGGTGACTCTGGAAGGTGGAAGTAAAAGTAACATTTTG GAGGACATCACAGACATCCCGAAACTTGCTGATTATCTCAAGCTAGTTAG gCCCAAGAAGCTGGCACTCAAAGCTATCAAGACATATTGGTTTGTCTTCAGAGACACTTCAAtatcttattttaaaagcaaggaaTCTGCTCAGGGAGAACCTGTTGAGAAACTCAACCTAAAAG GATGTGAAGTTGTACCAGATGTAAATGTTGCAGCAAAGAAGTTTGGAATCAAATTACTAATTCCTGTTGCGGATGGCATGAATGAAGTATATTTAAGATGTGATAAC GAGGATCAGTACGCTCGGTGGATGGCTGCTTGTGTTTTAGCCTCCAAGGGCAGAACGATGGCCGACAGCTCCTACCAGCCTGAGGTCCAAAAGATCCTTTCATTCCTGCAGATGAAGAACTGGACCATGTGTTCCCAGGCTGCCTCTGAGCCAGAGAACGTAGATATGAAACCCGAATGCTTCGTCTCACCACGCTATACCAAAAAATTCAAGTCCAAGCAG CTGACTGCCCGTATTCTGGAAGCCCACCAAAATGTATCCCAGATGTCCCTGGTGGAGGCCAAGCTGCGTTTTATCCAAGCCTGGCAGTCCCTCCCTGAGTTTGGTTTATCCTACTACATTGTAAG gtttaagGGAAGTAAGAAGGATGATGTGCTTGGGGTGTCCTATAACAGGCTGATACGGATAGATATGGCCACAGGAGATCCTATCACAACGTGGAGGTTCTCCAACATGAAGCAGTGGAATGTGAACTGGGAAATCCGCCAG GTTGCCATCGAGTTTGACCAGAATGTGTCCATTGCTTTCACGTGCCTGAGTGCAGACTGCAAAATCATCCATGAATATATTGGGGGCTACATCTTCTTGTCAACGCGTTCCAAGGATCACAATGAAACACTGGACGAAGAGCTGTTCCACAAATTAACTGGAGGCCAGGAATGA